In Coregonus clupeaformis isolate EN_2021a chromosome 7, ASM2061545v1, whole genome shotgun sequence, one genomic interval encodes:
- the hus1 gene encoding checkpoint protein HUS1 produces the protein MKFRAKIIDVGCLNHFTRVVNTISKLTKTCILRLTPHNLYFVLSGKVASGGVGMWCELSQANFFDEYQLEGVAPDTNEICLEVTPENLSRALRTSQNAKCVKIKLTKKHCPCLTLAADLPTLSSISRVVTHDIPVDVIPRRLWHDFKEPSMPDFDVSIYLPPLKTMKNVVDRMKNLSNFLVMEANLNGEMNLKIETDLVSVTTHFKDLGNPPWGDDGSQGRSQSRDPEVMAHTRVDIRKLQQFLMGQQVNPSKAMCNIVHKRIIHLILLHEDVSLQYFIPAVA, from the exons ATGAAGTTCCGAGCAAAAATTATTGATGTTGGTTGTCTTAATCATTTCACAC GTGTGGTGAATACCATCTCTAAACTAACGAAGACATGCATCCTGCGACTAACTCCACACAACCTATATTTTGTACTGTCTGGTAAGGTAGCCAGCGGAGGAGTCGGCATGTGGTGTGAATTATCTCAG GCCAACTTCTTTGATGAGTATCAGCTGGAAGGTGTGGCGCCCGACACTAATGAGATCTGCCTAGAGGTGACCCCTGAGAACCTGTCCAGGGCTCTGAGAACCTCtcagaatgccaagtgtgtgaaGATCAAGCTAACCAAGAAGCACTGTCCTTGTCTCACTCTCGCTGCAGACCTG CCGACACTTTCCAGCATCAGTCGAGTTGTCACCCATGACATCCCGGTGGACGTGATACCCAGAAGGCTTTGGCATGACTTCAAAGAGCCCAGCATGCCAGACTTTGAC GTGAGCATATATTTGCCTCCACTGAAGACTATGAAAAATGTTGTGGATCGAATGAAGAATCTTTCTAACTTTCTG GTGATGGAGGCCAACCTGAATGGAGAGATGAACCTGAAGATTGAAACCGACTTGGTGTCTGTCACCACCCACTTCAAAGACCTGGGAAATCCTCCTTGGG GTGACGATGGTTCCCAAGGGCGCAGTCAGAGCAGGGACCCTGAGGTCATGGCCCACACCCGCGTGGACATCCGCAAGCTGCAGCAGTTCCTCATGGGCCAGCAGGTCAACCCTAGCAAGGCCATGTGCA ATATTGTCCACAAGAGGATCATTCATTTGATTCTGCTGCACGAAGACGTGTCTCTGCAGTACTTCATCCCAGCGGTGGCCTAA